The Streptomyces sp. NBC_00483 genome contains the following window.
GTACCACATCGCTGCGCGATGTGCAAGCGAACACCCGCGCTGCGCGCGGGTGTTGCGCTCCCGCTTCGCGGGAGCGCTGGCGGGATGCTGCGCATCCCGCTCAATCCCCATGCTGCGCATGGGGATTGATGCTCCGTTCGCTGCGCTCTCGGAGCTGGTTCGGGCTGCGCTTCACCTGGAGGCTTCCGCTGCGCTCCAGCCTCGTGGGCAGGTTCGCTGCGCTCTCCTGCTCCTGGCGTTCCTTCGGCTTCGCCTGCGGAACTTAGGCCCGCTGACGCGGGCCGGGCTGGCTGTAAGGGTGGGTGGCTGGTTGAGGTCTTAGGGTGTTGGTGTCTCGACTGCATCAAAGTGATGCAGTCTGTACCTTTGGCAGAAACATGGGACACCCTAGGGGTGAGATCCTCGCCTGAATGAATTCAGGCGTTGAGGGGGCACGAAGATGTCAGCGATTCGGCTCAAGGAGCATCAGGTAGCTCAACGCTCCGCGTTTCGCCGGTGGGTGGGGTTCCCTGAAAGGGCACCTGTGTCCCCGCAGGGTGCCCGGGGCACGATCGTGTCCGCGACCGGCTCGGGCAAGACGATCACGGCCGCCGCATGCGCGCTGGAGTCGTTCGCGGGCGGTCGGATCCTGGTCATGGTGCCGACCCTGGACCTGCTCGCGCAGACCGTCGAGGCCTGGCGTCTGGTGGGCCACACCGCGCCGATGGTCACGGTGTGCTCGCTGGAGAACGACCCGGTCCTGGGCGCGTTGGGGGTGCGCACCACCACCAACCCGATCCAGCTCGCCCTGTGGGCCGGACACGGACCCGTCGTCGTGTTCGCCACGTACGCCTCGCTGGTGGACCGCGAGGACTTCGACGACCCTGCGGGTCAGCGGAAGGTGTGCGGGCCGCTGGAGGCCGCTCTCGCGGGCGGGGAGCAGCTGTACGGACAGCGGATGGACGGTTTTTCGCTCGCCATCGTCGACGAGGCGCACTCAACCGCAGGCGATCTTGGCAAGCCATGGGCGGCGATCCACGACAACGCCCGCGTCCCCGCCGACTACCGGCTCTACCTCACCGCAACCCCCCGCATCCTCGCCGCGCCCCGCCCGCAGAAGGGCCCGCACGGCCAGGAGGCGGAGATCGCGTCCATGGGCCAGGACTCCGAGATCTACGGACCATGGCTGGCCGAGCTGGGACTCTCGGAGGCGATCGAACGCGAAATCCTCGCCGGATTCGAGATCGACGTCCTCGAGATCCGCGACCCCTCCCCCGTCCTCGGGGAATCCGAAGAGGCGCAGCGCGGCCGGCGCCTGGCCGTGCTCCAGACCGCACTCCTGGAACACGCCGCGAAGTGGAACCTCCGTACGGTGATGACCTTCCATCAGAAGGTGGAGGAAGCAGCGGCCTTCGCGGAGAAGCTGCCGGAGACCGCCGCGGAGCTGTACGCCAACGACACCTCCGAGGACGGCCTGGTGGCCGCGGACCGGCTCCCCGCATCATCGATCGACGCCGACTTCTACGAACTCGACGCCGGCCGCCACGTACCACCAGAGCGCGTCTGGTCGGCATGGCTGTGCGGCGACCACCACGTCACCGAACGCCGGGAAGCTCTGCGCCAGTTCGCAGAGGGCATCGACGCCAACAACCGGCGCGTGCACCGCGCGTTCCTCGCCAGCTGTCGCGTACTCGGAGAAGGCGTCGACATCACCGGCAAACGAGGCGTGGAAGCCGTCTGCTTCGCCGACACCCGTGGCTCCCAGGTCGAGATCGTGCAGAACATCGGCCGCGCACTCCGCCTCAACAAAGACGGCTCCACCAAGGTCGCACGGATCATCGTGCCCGTGTTCCTGAAGCCCGGCGAAAACCCCACCGACATGATCGCCAGCGCCTCGTTCCGCCCGCTCGTAGCTGTGCTCCAGGGTCTGCGCTCGCATGATGAACGACTCGTCGAGCAGCTCGCCTCCCGCGCCCTCACCAGCGGAAAGCGCACGGTCCACATCCAGCGGGACAAGAACGGCCGGATCGTCGGGGCCGGCGGCGAAGATGACGGCGCCGACCAGGAGCAGGACGACAGCAACGCCACTGCCGAGTCCGTGCTGCTCCGCTTCTCCTCCCCCAGAGACGCGGCCACGATCGCCGCGTTCCTGCGCACTCGGGTCTACCGGCCCGAGTCGCTGGTGTGGCTGGAGGGCTACCAAGCCCTGCTGTGCTGGCGGGCCGAGAACGAGATCACCGGCGTCCACGCCGTGTCCTACGACGTGGAGCTCGAAGTGGGGGTGACCAAGGACTTCCCCCTCGGCAGGTGGGTGCACCAGCAGCGCAAAGCACTACGGGCCGGGGAACTGGAGGAGCGGCGCAAGACCCTGCTGGACGCCCCGGAAGCCGGGATGGTGTGGGAGCCGGGCGAGGAAGCCTGGGAGAACAAGCTCGCCGCGCTCCGCTCCTACCGGCGGGCCACCGGACACCTCGCACCCCGCCAGGACGCAGTATGGGGCGAGAGCGAGGCGATGGTGCCCATCGGACAGCACATCGCCAACCTCCGCCGGAAGGGGCAGAAGAACGGCCTGGGCAAGGCCCCGGTGCGCGCCGCCGTACGTGCGGCGCAGCTAGCGGAGATCGACCCGGACTGGAACTGCCCGTGGCCGCTGGACTGGCAGCGGCACTACCGCGTCCTGGCCGACCTCGCCGCCGACGAACCCGACGGCCGGCTCCCCGACATCGCACCCGGCGTACTCATGGACAGCGACGACATCGGCAAATGGCTGAAGCAGCAGAAGCAGCCGGGCAACTGGGCACGGCTCCTTCCCGAGCAGCAGGAGCGGCTGACCAAGCTGGGCATCCAGCCCGCCCCGACAGCCACTCGTACGACGAAGGGACCGAGCAAAGCGCAGCAGGCATTCCAACGAGGCCTGACAGCCCTCACGCAGTGGGTCGAGCGGGAAGGCGCCCACCGGCCGGTGCCGCGCGGACACAGCGAACCGATCGCCGTCGACGGCGAAGCGGAGCCAGTGATTGTGAAACTGGGCGTATGGATCACCAACACCAAGACCCGGCGCGACAAACTCGACGCCGAGCAGCTGGGCGCACTAAGGGAGTTGGGCATCACCTGGGCGTAACGCTTGTGCGGTAAGGCTAGTGAGTCCGATTGCGGTTCGGTACACATCGCCGTCTCTCGGTATCTCGAGGTTCCACGTCTGCGAGGTGTCTGCGTGCCTCGCCAGCGTCCCGGCTTCGAGGGGGCTGCTTGTCCTTGGCGGCCTTCTTGAGCTTGGAGTCCGCGGTCACCTTCACGCTGTAGGCAGTGGGGGTGGTGATCGCCTCGCCTGTGGAGGGGTTGCGGCCCGTGCGCTCGGCCCGGTGGGTGTGTTCGTTGTGACGAGGATTTTTAGTTGGCGTACAAGGAGGGGTAGTTGGTGTGTCGATCTCCTGGTCTGGCCATGCAGGGAAGCGGAGCACACGAAGATCAGTGATGAGATCCCGTCCGGTCGGAAGGTTGGGCGGGATCTCTGTATCTCTGACTCCTGTTCCACGTGGTGGTGGAGTTGTGTGATCCCCGTGCGGCGGAGCACGGTGAGGAATCGGCGGCCGGGTATCACCGGCGCAGCCGTCGGCGTTCCAGGGCGAAGGCCAGGCCGTTGAGGGTGAGTGTGGCCCCGGCGAGTACTGCTTGCGGGGCGCCCTTCTTCGGCGGGTCCATGAAGGCGGTTCCGGGGTAGGCGATGGCCGACATCTGGGTGATCCAGTACAGCGAGGCGGCACCGGTCGCCAGTTTCAGTCGCTCGCCGGAGGCGTCGGCTCCGCGGCCCCACAGTGCCCACAGCCCGATGGCGCCGAGCGCGGCGCCGGTGCTCATGGTCTGGGCGTTGTGGAATTTCGCGTGTGGCGGCCAGTTGGGGTTGTGGATGTGTGTTTCGTTCCAGTCGGCGATGTAGGCGCCGCACATGGTGCTGATGGAGGTCAGTGACAACAGAACGCGTCCAGGACTGACGACGGCCATGGCTCTCCTCGGGCCGGGGGGGGATCGGCCGACCCTCCCTACTGTGAAACAACTTGTCCCATAGTAGGGGCGGGGCATCGCGTGCCAGACTGGGGGCGGAGAAGGGAGACATGTGTGAGTCCCATGCCGGCGCCCCCGACGCAGACCGCAGGAACGCAACGGGTCGATCCGCGTATTACGCGGAGCAGATCGGCGGCGTTGACGGCGGTACGCGAGCTGCTGCAGGAAGGCGGCTTGCCGGCCATCACGCACGTGAACGTTTCCTCGCGCAGCGGTGTGGGGCGTAGCACCCTGTACCGTCACTGGCCCGACGTCACCGATCTCCTGCGTGATGCGCTCGCCGGGCAGATGGCCCGCAGTCACAGCATCCCGAAGGGGGATCTGCGGGAGGATCTGCTGGCCGAACTCGACCTGGCCCGCGGCCAATTGACCGACCCGGCGACCGAGCGGATCATGCGAGTGGTGATCGAGCGCGCCGACAGCAGTCCCGCCTTCGCGGCGCTGAAGAGGGACTTGTACCGCGAGGGCAGCCGGACGACCGCTGCTGTCATCGAGGATGCGGTGGCCCGAGGAGAGCTGTCGACGGCCACTGACGTGGAATTCGCCGTCGCCCAGCTTCTCGGGCCCCTGTTCTTCCGGCGGCTCGTGGCAGGCGCACGGCTCGAGCGCGCCGACGTCGTCTGTGTCGTTGACGCCTTCTTGAGCCGCGGGGCTGTGGCCGACGGGCGAAGGTTGTCGGGATAGCCTCGCCGCGGTGGCGCGCCTGTGTGGCGGTGTGGACCAGGACGAGCTGACCGGGATCATCGACTCCGCGGGTGCGTACATGATGGTCCGTCACGCCCACGCTGCCCGGCTGTTCCGGCGCCGGCGAGCGGTCCACATCCTGTGTTCCGCTGGCGGCCGCATGTTGTGGAGGGGTGAGTTCACGGCGAGCACCTGCCTGCAAGAGCGCCCCGCTGGCCGCGGGCCGGGTGCTTGGTTTCCTGGATTCTCAGGAAACCCTGCGGGTTATCCGCCTCACCGGCTGACGCCATCCGGGGCTGAGGGGTGTCATCTGCTGGTAGCTCCGTTGTGCTGCCACGACGCTTTGTCTACTCGGCCAGATCGTCTTGGTAGACCACGGACACAGCCCGCATCCCGAGCGCCTCGTAGAAGGCGCGACCGTGCTGATTGCGGGGCGAGCAGTGGACGATCAACGGCGCCAGGGCGTGTTCTCTTGCCCAGGTGCGGACGTGGTCGACGAGCAGGCGTCCTTTTCCGTTGCCGCGGTGCTCCGGTGCGACCCACAGTTCGTGGATCACGCAGCATCCTCGTTCGTCCGGGCCGGCCAGGATGTAGCCGTACTCGGTGCGGTACTTCATCCCGTTTGCCGGGGCCGGGCGGTCGGGGTCGAACGGCACGGTCACGCCCTCCAGGGCCAGTGGTGGACTTGTCGGTTCTGAGGCGGCGGGAAACGACGCCGGTTCTCGCTCGCCTTGCGGACGGACCCGCACCGGTCAGCCGAGCTTCCTCTCATAAAGTCGCAGCATGGAGGGAAAGGAAGCAGCTCAGGCCGAATTGAACGCCGCCTCTGCAAGGGCCCGCTCCGAAGGCCCGACGGGGAAGAACATCACGGCCTTCGAGGATGCAGTCATCCGCCTCGCAGCAGCCCATGGCGTCACCCTGGCTCCCGCGGCCCCGCCACCGGGCAGCTGCGGACGGATCCGAGCTGACCCGACCTCGCTCCGCCGACGATGATCCGGTTGTGGAGCTCTGCCGCCGTATCGCGCCTCCACTCGGCCGACGACGAGGGCCGGAAGCTCGAGCACCTCGATGATGATGAACGCGAGAAGCAACGCGAGGTCTGGTTCGAGGCCGCGGCGAGGGCACAGGATGCGGTCTCCATGTACGCGTTCAAAAGCGACCTCAACCGGTTCGACGTCGAGAAGCAGCTCCGTCAGGTCACTCGGAACCCACCGAAGCAGGAGGAGTAGAAACTTCGGGAGCGGCCGTAATGGTCGCGATTCCCGGACAGGGGGGCCAGGCTCCCTGC
Protein-coding sequences here:
- a CDS encoding DEAD/DEAH box helicase, coding for MSAIRLKEHQVAQRSAFRRWVGFPERAPVSPQGARGTIVSATGSGKTITAAACALESFAGGRILVMVPTLDLLAQTVEAWRLVGHTAPMVTVCSLENDPVLGALGVRTTTNPIQLALWAGHGPVVVFATYASLVDREDFDDPAGQRKVCGPLEAALAGGEQLYGQRMDGFSLAIVDEAHSTAGDLGKPWAAIHDNARVPADYRLYLTATPRILAAPRPQKGPHGQEAEIASMGQDSEIYGPWLAELGLSEAIEREILAGFEIDVLEIRDPSPVLGESEEAQRGRRLAVLQTALLEHAAKWNLRTVMTFHQKVEEAAAFAEKLPETAAELYANDTSEDGLVAADRLPASSIDADFYELDAGRHVPPERVWSAWLCGDHHVTERREALRQFAEGIDANNRRVHRAFLASCRVLGEGVDITGKRGVEAVCFADTRGSQVEIVQNIGRALRLNKDGSTKVARIIVPVFLKPGENPTDMIASASFRPLVAVLQGLRSHDERLVEQLASRALTSGKRTVHIQRDKNGRIVGAGGEDDGADQEQDDSNATAESVLLRFSSPRDAATIAAFLRTRVYRPESLVWLEGYQALLCWRAENEITGVHAVSYDVELEVGVTKDFPLGRWVHQQRKALRAGELEERRKTLLDAPEAGMVWEPGEEAWENKLAALRSYRRATGHLAPRQDAVWGESEAMVPIGQHIANLRRKGQKNGLGKAPVRAAVRAAQLAEIDPDWNCPWPLDWQRHYRVLADLAADEPDGRLPDIAPGVLMDSDDIGKWLKQQKQPGNWARLLPEQQERLTKLGIQPAPTATRTTKGPSKAQQAFQRGLTALTQWVEREGAHRPVPRGHSEPIAVDGEAEPVIVKLGVWITNTKTRRDKLDAEQLGALRELGITWA
- a CDS encoding GNAT family N-acetyltransferase, yielding MPFDPDRPAPANGMKYRTEYGYILAGPDERGCCVIHELWVAPEHRGNGKGRLLVDHVRTWAREHALAPLIVHCSPRNQHGRAFYEALGMRAVSVVYQDDLAE
- a CDS encoding DUF6640 family protein; amino-acid sequence: MAVVSPGRVLLSLTSISTMCGAYIADWNETHIHNPNWPPHAKFHNAQTMSTGAALGAIGLWALWGRGADASGERLKLATGAASLYWITQMSAIAYPGTAFMDPPKKGAPQAVLAGATLTLNGLAFALERRRLRR
- a CDS encoding TetR/AcrR family transcriptional regulator; this translates as MPAPPTQTAGTQRVDPRITRSRSAALTAVRELLQEGGLPAITHVNVSSRSGVGRSTLYRHWPDVTDLLRDALAGQMARSHSIPKGDLREDLLAELDLARGQLTDPATERIMRVVIERADSSPAFAALKRDLYREGSRTTAAVIEDAVARGELSTATDVEFAVAQLLGPLFFRRLVAGARLERADVVCVVDAFLSRGAVADGRRLSG